Genomic window (Thermococcus sp.):
GTACACTATCAATAACCTCCACCTTGAAACCCTAACCAACGGTTCCTACAAGGTTTACAAGCTGGCCCTAACATACGACATGAAGTACGACATTCCACCGGCGGATATCGTCATAATTGGCCTGAACTCCACGGCTACAAACCCAAAGGAAGTTCCCGTCGTTGCTGTGGAGCTTATAAGACCGCCTGAGAAGGGAGTCAAGGACAACAACCTGCAAATCATCTCAGGCATAACTCTGCCCAACGGCAATGCCATCCAGATTGGACCGCTTGGACAGACAAAGAACCACATCCTCTACTGGCTCTATGTAAACGGCATACTCCATCTCCCCAACGTTCCCCCCCAGATGGTTAACCCCAACAACATCAACATGTTCGCCATGGCCAACTCCACCCTCTACCAGCTGGTAGCCGCAATGGATCCGATGAGGGTAATGTTTGGAAAGATGACCAATAACGGCAACAAGCTTTCAGTTAACCAAATCCTCTCAAACCCGGTGTCCCTCAAGGGCACCTACGGACTAGTGATCACGATAACCGTTCCTAAGGATGTTAAGCTCGACTTTAGCAACTTCAAGGTGGCATTCGTTGGAAGAACCTATGGAATCCTTGGAACCGACCAGTACGGCAGGCCCATTGCCCTTGGTATCCTCTGGGGAACCAGGGTTGCCCTAGCGATAGGTCTGGCAGTTTCAATAAGCTCCGTTCTCATCGGAATACTCATCGGAGTTACGAGCGCCTACCTTGGCGGCTGGGCCGATGAAGCTATACAGAGGTTCACGGAGTTCATGATGACCCTTCCAATGCTCCCAATGCTCATCCTCCTTTCACTGTACTTTGGAGGCAGGATTGATCTCACGCAGCTGGTTTTGATCTTGGTCCTCTTCGGATGGATGGGCACCACGAAGGTCTCAAGGAGTATGGCTCTCCAAATCAAGGAGCAGACCTACGTTGAGGCGGCGAGAGCGCTCGGTGCCAGCACCGGAAGGGTTGTCTTCAAACACATAGTTCCCCAGCTCCTACCGTACGCCTTTGCAAGCATAGCCCTCAGCGTTCCGGGAGCAATCCTCTCAGAGGCTGGACTGAGCTTCCTCGGTTTGACCTCACAGAACCTCATCACCTGGGGTCAGATGCTTAACGCGGCACATCAGAACGGAGCCACGATAAACGGCTACTGGTGGCAGGTCATACCGCCCGGACTGGCAATATCGTTCGTCGGCCTGGTGTTCGTCCTGCTCGGTGTCTCGCTCGACACAGTGCTCAACCCGAGGCTCAAGCGCACGTGAGGTGATGTGAATGACGGACTATGCTCTTGAAGTTAAGAACCTTAAGATGTACTACTTCACCAGCAAGGGCGCTGTCAAGGCCGTGGACGACCTCACCTTCAACCTCAAGAAGGGTGAGGTTATGGGGCTTGCCGGAGAGAGCGGATGCGGCAAGTCCTCCCTCGGCTTTACCCTTTTGGGCATGCCCACCCCACCCGGAAAGATAGTCGGCGGGAGCATAAAGGTCGACGGAAGGGAGATAGTCGGTCTTCCCGACAACGTCCTCAGAAAGGAAATCCGCTGGGAAAAGATAGCTATGATCTTCCAGGGTGCAATGAACGCTATGAACCCGGTTTACACCGTCGGCTACCAGATGACTGAGCCGCTCGTCTATCACAAAGGCATGGAGCATGAAGAGGCCCTTGACAGGGCGCAGAAATACCTCGAACTCGTTGGTCTCGACCCCGAGATAGTTTACCGCTACCCGCACGAGCTTTCCGGAGGTATGAAGCAGCGTGTCATCATTGCAACGGCTCTCCTCATGGAGCCGAGCGTCGTTATAGCGGACGAGCCGACCACGGCCCTCGATGTTATCGTCCAGGCCCAGATTATCAACCTCATGAAAAAGCTCAAGAAGGAGCTTAACCTGTCAATGATATTCATCACCCACGACCTCAGCATCCTCGCGGAGATAAGCGACAAGATAGCGGTAATGTACGCTGGAAAAATAGTCGAGCTTGGCCCGAGTGAGAAGATTTACTACGAGCCTGCCCACCCGTACACCCAAAAGCTCCTTGCAGCTATACCAAGACTTCACGAGGACGTTGACAGACTCGAGTTCATCCCAGGACAGCCACCCAACCTCGCCCACCCGCCGAGCGGATGCCGCTTCCACCCGAGGTGCCCGTACGCGATGCAGGTGTGCAAGGAGCAGGTTCCCGAGCTTAAAGAAGTTGATAAGGACCACTACGCCGCATGCTGGTTGCTGTGAGGTGTGAGAAATGGCGGAGCCAATACTCAAGGTTGAAAATCTCAAGAAGTACTTCCCGCTCAAGAGAGGAATCATGGACTCGCTCCGCGGACTTCCCCCGAGGTTCGTCCATGCCGTCGACGGAGTCAGCTTTGATATATACAAGCAGCAGGTATTCGCCCTCGTTGGTGAGAGCGGCTGTGGTAAATCGACCACAGGAAGGCTAGTGGTCAAGCTCCTTGAGCCAACCGACGGAAAGATATACCTCGAGGGAACGGACGTTACCGAGATAACCACCAAAGAGGAGCTTCTTGCATACAAGAAAAAGGTTCAGATAATATTCCAGGATCCGTTTGCCTCCCTGAACCCGCGCTTCAGGATATTCGACGTCCTTGAGGAACCCCTCCTGATACATGGTATAGGTGAGACTAGGGCGGAGCGCGAGGAGCTTATCTACAAGGCCCTTGAGATGGTCAAGGTAACCCCGCCCGAGGAGTACGTCAGCAGGTTCCCACACATGCTCTCCGGCGGTCAGAGGCAGCGTGTTGCCATAGCCCGTGCCCTCATCCTCAACCCAACGTTCATTGTCGCCGACGAGCCTGTCTCAATGCTCGACGTTTCAATAAGGGCAGAGATACTGGAGTTGATGAAGGAGCTCAAAGATAAGATGGGTGTTACCTACCTCTACATCACCCACGACATGTCCACCGCCAGATACTTCGCCGACTGGATGGCAGTCATGTACCTCGGTAGAATAGTGGAGATGGGTCCGGCGAAGCGTGTCATCGACAATCCACTCCATCCGTACACTAGGGCACTTCTGGCAGCGGTTCCAGAGCCGAAGCCAGAGCGCAAGAACGTCATAAAAGAGCTGCCTATCAGGGGTGAGGTCCCGAGTGCAGTCAACATACCACCCGGATGCCGCTTCCACCCGAGGTGTATCTATGCCCAGAAGGGACTCTGCGATGTCAAGCAGCCAAAGCTAGTCGAGTACGAGCACAAGCACTTTGCGGAGTGCCACCTCGTGGGCAAGTTCTAGCCTCGGGGTGGTCCCATGTCCTCTTTCAACCCTTTTTCTTTCTGGCCCATAAAATTCGGTCTGACCTTTCTATTCCTGGCGCTTTTTCTCTCGGTAATAGGCCTCCATAAGGTCCCCATAACCTACGAACAGTCTGGAAAGCTCGGTCCTGGATATCACCTCCTCGGAAACGATAGCTTTGAGAACAACTACCTCTACGCCAATAGGACACTCCAGCTTTCCTCCAGCAACGCTTCCCTTGAAATTTACTGGGGCAGTCAGGAATACCCACTCAATCTAACCACCAGTGTGACCCTGAAGCCTGCTGGAAGGCCCGCGGTTAGGGTTATTTCAGGAGAGGTTTCTTACAGGTACAAGGCCAGTTCTTGGAGGTATCCCTACGCCTTTCTGGCAATTCCTGCCCTCTTCTCCGTGATGATTGGCTCGGTCCTTGTCTTTGTTGGATACATAAAGTTCAAACAGGGGGGTGCCTGATGCGCCGGTTAAACTACCCAAAAGTAATCTCGGAGATTAACAGGTTCATCCTGGAAAAGACCAGCGAGGTAGGGGGAAATGGAGCCGTTATCGGCGTAAGCGGCGGGGTAGACAGCGCCACCGTTGCGTACCTTGCCGCGAAAGCCTTAGGAAAGGAAAAAATCCTGGGCCTAATAATGCCGTACTACATGAACGGAGACGTTGAAGACGCCGAACTCGTCTGCGAGAGCCTTGGGATTGAGTACAAAGTAATCAATATAAAACCCATCGTTGACGCCTTCGTCTCCAAGCTCGGCTTCCAGCCGGACAAACGCTCCCTCGGCAACATAATGGCCAGAACGAGGATGGTTCTGCTCTACGCCCATGCAAACGTCAAGAACTATCTCGTCCTTGGAACGAGCAACAGGAGCGAGCTCCTCACCGGCTACTTCACCAAGTGGGGGGACGGTGCGAGCGACTACGCGCCTCTGGTAAACCTCTACAAGACAGAGGTATGGGAAATAGCCAAACTCCTTGGTGTCCCAGAGAAGATAATCAAAAAGAAGCCAACCGCTGGCCTCTGGAAGGATCAAACGGATGAGGATGAGCTTGGCATGAGTTATCACCTGCTTGACGAGATACTCTGGAGGCTGGTTGACCTTAAGAGGCACAAGGATAAAATCGCGGAAGAGCTTGGAATCAGCGTGGGGAAAGTTGAATATGTCGAGGGGCTTGTTAGGAGGAGCGAGCACAAGAGGCGTCTCCCCCTCGGTCCGTCATTCTGAGGTGAGCCGATGAGGCGTGGCTACCTCTTCATTTTTCTCGCGGCAAGCATGTGGGGAACTCTAGGGATATTTGCAACCTACATCTATCGCTACGGT
Coding sequences:
- a CDS encoding ABC transporter permease, which produces MRWVDFKDSVKRFWDDYKHQKSGITGLILLILLFVLAIGAPFMTSPNVPVKWQTGTAWITNPKNAPPSWENYFTSQTRAPQKEYTINNLHLETLTNGSYKVYKLALTYDMKYDIPPADIVIIGLNSTATNPKEVPVVAVELIRPPEKGVKDNNLQIISGITLPNGNAIQIGPLGQTKNHILYWLYVNGILHLPNVPPQMVNPNNINMFAMANSTLYQLVAAMDPMRVMFGKMTNNGNKLSVNQILSNPVSLKGTYGLVITITVPKDVKLDFSNFKVAFVGRTYGILGTDQYGRPIALGILWGTRVALAIGLAVSISSVLIGILIGVTSAYLGGWADEAIQRFTEFMMTLPMLPMLILLSLYFGGRIDLTQLVLILVLFGWMGTTKVSRSMALQIKEQTYVEAARALGASTGRVVFKHIVPQLLPYAFASIALSVPGAILSEAGLSFLGLTSQNLITWGQMLNAAHQNGATINGYWWQVIPPGLAISFVGLVFVLLGVSLDTVLNPRLKRT
- a CDS encoding ABC transporter ATP-binding protein; the protein is MTDYALEVKNLKMYYFTSKGAVKAVDDLTFNLKKGEVMGLAGESGCGKSSLGFTLLGMPTPPGKIVGGSIKVDGREIVGLPDNVLRKEIRWEKIAMIFQGAMNAMNPVYTVGYQMTEPLVYHKGMEHEEALDRAQKYLELVGLDPEIVYRYPHELSGGMKQRVIIATALLMEPSVVIADEPTTALDVIVQAQIINLMKKLKKELNLSMIFITHDLSILAEISDKIAVMYAGKIVELGPSEKIYYEPAHPYTQKLLAAIPRLHEDVDRLEFIPGQPPNLAHPPSGCRFHPRCPYAMQVCKEQVPELKEVDKDHYAACWLL
- a CDS encoding ABC transporter ATP-binding protein, which translates into the protein MAEPILKVENLKKYFPLKRGIMDSLRGLPPRFVHAVDGVSFDIYKQQVFALVGESGCGKSTTGRLVVKLLEPTDGKIYLEGTDVTEITTKEELLAYKKKVQIIFQDPFASLNPRFRIFDVLEEPLLIHGIGETRAEREELIYKALEMVKVTPPEEYVSRFPHMLSGGQRQRVAIARALILNPTFIVADEPVSMLDVSIRAEILELMKELKDKMGVTYLYITHDMSTARYFADWMAVMYLGRIVEMGPAKRVIDNPLHPYTRALLAAVPEPKPERKNVIKELPIRGEVPSAVNIPPGCRFHPRCIYAQKGLCDVKQPKLVEYEHKHFAECHLVGKF
- a CDS encoding NAD+ synthase, with protein sequence MRRLNYPKVISEINRFILEKTSEVGGNGAVIGVSGGVDSATVAYLAAKALGKEKILGLIMPYYMNGDVEDAELVCESLGIEYKVINIKPIVDAFVSKLGFQPDKRSLGNIMARTRMVLLYAHANVKNYLVLGTSNRSELLTGYFTKWGDGASDYAPLVNLYKTEVWEIAKLLGVPEKIIKKKPTAGLWKDQTDEDELGMSYHLLDEILWRLVDLKRHKDKIAEELGISVGKVEYVEGLVRRSEHKRRLPLGPSF